In Paralcaligenes sp. KSB-10, the following are encoded in one genomic region:
- a CDS encoding enoyl-CoA hydratase, whose translation MSRVRLFEGQITNQLIVEREGRTGWITFNDPAKHNAVSFDMWAALPKALKAFEDDADIRVVVLTGAGEKAFVSGANISQFEALRTGVSAVEEYEIVAEAAQLAIQNFSKPIIARIDGYCIGGGLNIALCCDIRLASDTSVFSIPAARLGLGYRFTAIQNLVRATGIANALDIFITAAKYNAEEARARGLVHAVCAKGELHALVDSYLQKINSNAPLTVEVGKKMIRLLADRSAHIDPDEMKELVLKCFESEDYKEGKNAFAQKRQPQFKGR comes from the coding sequence ATGAGTAGAGTACGTTTGTTTGAAGGCCAGATCACCAATCAATTGATCGTCGAGCGTGAGGGCCGAACCGGGTGGATCACCTTCAACGACCCCGCCAAACACAATGCTGTTTCATTCGATATGTGGGCGGCACTGCCCAAGGCCCTGAAAGCCTTCGAGGACGATGCCGATATACGGGTGGTGGTCCTCACTGGCGCCGGCGAAAAGGCTTTCGTAAGCGGAGCCAATATTTCCCAGTTCGAAGCACTGCGAACCGGCGTTTCAGCCGTTGAAGAATATGAAATCGTGGCCGAAGCAGCGCAGTTGGCCATCCAGAATTTCAGCAAACCCATCATTGCCCGGATCGACGGCTACTGCATAGGCGGCGGACTGAACATTGCGCTGTGCTGCGATATCAGGCTGGCGAGCGATACATCGGTCTTTTCCATTCCTGCCGCACGCCTGGGCCTGGGGTATCGCTTTACGGCCATCCAGAACCTGGTGCGCGCCACCGGTATCGCCAACGCGCTGGACATATTCATTACCGCGGCCAAATACAACGCTGAAGAAGCCAGGGCAAGAGGTCTGGTGCACGCGGTTTGCGCCAAAGGGGAGCTGCATGCCCTGGTCGACAGCTACTTGCAGAAAATCAATTCCAACGCGCCCCTGACGGTGGAGGTAGGCAAGAAAATGATCCGGTTATTGGCAGACCGCTCCGCTCATATCGATCCCGATGAAATGAAAGAGCTGGTCCTCAAGTGTTTCGAAAGCGAGGACTACAAAGAAGGCAAGAACGCGTTCGCACAAAAAAGACAGCCTCAATTCAAAGGCCGTTAA